The following proteins are co-located in the Bradyrhizobium sp. AZCC 2176 genome:
- a CDS encoding Bug family tripartite tricarboxylate transporter substrate binding protein: MINLPFRSAVTGLGLLIAALVPQAHAQSTPKTVTLVVPFAAGGGTDTVARLIGERMSRTLGQTIIIENVVGGGSTLANDRVARSAPDGSTVLINHVALLAAPSLFINLRYDTKTAFEPVGLVNNAPMVLIGRKSIPGAGPKDFVDWIKAQGDKANFAHGGLGTNSHLCAVMMGNVLGFKPTVAAYRGSAPAISDLLAGQIDLLWDQVTNALPQIQAGTLHGIAITSPQRLEQLKDVPTTAELGMPEVSYSMWHGLYVAKGTPKETIAALNSALRAALAEPVLLEKLKQLGTLPFPENELTPEAHARLFASDLPRVAKLVESSGIKASEAK; this comes from the coding sequence GTGATCAATCTTCCCTTTAGAAGCGCCGTCACGGGTCTTGGTCTGCTGATTGCGGCGCTTGTGCCGCAGGCCCATGCGCAATCGACCCCGAAGACCGTGACGCTGGTGGTCCCGTTCGCGGCCGGCGGCGGCACGGATACCGTCGCGCGTCTGATCGGCGAGCGGATGTCGCGCACGCTCGGCCAGACCATCATCATCGAGAATGTGGTCGGCGGCGGCAGCACGCTGGCCAATGACCGTGTTGCCCGATCGGCACCCGACGGCTCGACGGTCCTGATCAACCACGTCGCGCTGCTTGCGGCGCCCAGCCTGTTCATCAATCTGCGCTACGATACCAAAACGGCGTTTGAGCCGGTCGGCCTCGTCAACAACGCGCCGATGGTCCTGATCGGCCGCAAGTCGATTCCCGGCGCGGGACCGAAGGATTTTGTGGACTGGATCAAGGCGCAGGGCGACAAGGCGAACTTCGCGCATGGCGGTCTCGGGACCAACAGTCATTTGTGCGCCGTGATGATGGGCAATGTGCTCGGCTTCAAGCCGACGGTCGCCGCCTATCGCGGCTCGGCTCCGGCAATTTCCGATCTGCTGGCAGGGCAGATCGACCTGCTGTGGGATCAGGTAACCAACGCACTGCCGCAAATTCAGGCCGGGACCCTTCACGGCATCGCCATTACGTCGCCGCAACGTCTGGAACAGTTGAAGGATGTGCCGACCACCGCCGAGCTCGGCATGCCCGAGGTCAGCTACTCGATGTGGCATGGGCTCTACGTGGCGAAGGGCACGCCCAAGGAAACCATTGCTGCACTGAATTCCGCGCTCCGCGCGGCGCTGGCCGAGCCGGTCCTGCTGGAGAAGCTGAAGCAGCTCGGAACCCTGCCATTCCCCGAAAACGAGCTGACGCCCGAGGCGCACGCGCGCCTGTTCGCCAGCGACCTGCCACGGGTGGCCAAGCTCGTTGAAAGCTCGGGGATCAAGGCGAGCGAAGCGAAGTAG
- a CDS encoding 2-dehydro-3-deoxygalactonokinase, with protein MSEAAYVAVDWGTSSFRLWLVDRAGNVLGERRSHEGMLAAAKLGFAAVLQSHLDAVGAAPGLPIVVCGMAGARGGWIEAGYVDTPARLASILKQAVAVPGQDRDIRILPGIAQRDRQAPDVMRGEETQLLGALGMDAADDAVVCMPGTHSKWVRVSGGTVERFATFMTGELFDVVSRETILSHAVTGADDAEDIETFKSAVIAAFGTPAFAANLLFQVRSGQLLYGGTPSSAREKISGTLIGLELAAGLAGEIPKTGITLVASGRLQMLYQLAFEAVSVPVRSIGAEDAVRRGLSMAAQSIWNV; from the coding sequence ATGAGCGAGGCTGCATACGTCGCGGTCGATTGGGGCACAAGCAGTTTTCGGCTTTGGCTCGTCGATCGGGCCGGCAATGTCCTGGGAGAACGACGCAGCCACGAGGGCATGCTGGCGGCAGCCAAGCTTGGCTTCGCGGCCGTGCTGCAATCGCATCTGGATGCCGTCGGCGCCGCGCCCGGGTTGCCCATTGTCGTCTGCGGCATGGCCGGCGCCCGGGGCGGGTGGATTGAAGCCGGTTATGTCGACACGCCGGCGCGGCTCGCATCGATCCTGAAGCAGGCCGTCGCGGTGCCGGGACAGGACCGTGACATCCGCATCCTCCCGGGAATCGCGCAGCGAGACCGCCAGGCGCCGGATGTGATGCGCGGCGAAGAAACCCAGTTGCTCGGTGCCTTGGGCATGGACGCGGCGGACGATGCGGTCGTCTGCATGCCCGGCACCCATTCGAAGTGGGTCAGGGTCAGCGGCGGGACCGTCGAACGCTTCGCGACGTTCATGACGGGAGAGCTGTTCGACGTCGTGTCGCGCGAAACGATTCTGTCCCATGCGGTGACCGGCGCCGATGACGCGGAAGACATCGAGACATTCAAGTCGGCGGTCATCGCCGCGTTTGGGACGCCTGCGTTCGCCGCCAATCTGCTATTCCAGGTGCGATCGGGTCAGCTTCTCTACGGCGGCACGCCATCGTCGGCCCGGGAAAAAATATCGGGGACCCTGATCGGTCTCGAACTGGCGGCGGGCCTCGCCGGAGAGATACCGAAGACCGGCATCACATTGGTGGCGTCAGGCAGGCTTCAGATGCTTTATCAGTTGGCGTTTGAAGCGGTTTCCGTTCCTGTCCGGTCAATCGGAGCCGAGGATGCGGTTCGTCGCGGCCTTTCGATGGCCGCGCAATCGATTTGGAACGTATGA
- a CDS encoding 2-dehydro-3-deoxy-6-phosphogalactonate aldolase, protein MSVIPFPPMKRPLVAILRGVRPEEAEDIVSVLIDNGMTAVEIPLNSPDPFRSIEIAVKKSPAGILVGAGTVLTLEAVERLHDVGGRLLVTPNVDPEIIASARARGMVTMPGVFTPTEALLAAKAGASSLKFFPASVLGAAGITAIRAVLPADLTIAAVGGVSDKNFADYTKAGILAFGLGSSLYKPGMTAKEVAVRAKATIDAYDMAIQQAG, encoded by the coding sequence ATGAGCGTTATCCCATTCCCCCCGATGAAGCGTCCGCTGGTCGCGATCCTGCGCGGCGTGAGGCCCGAGGAAGCGGAGGATATCGTCAGCGTGCTGATCGACAACGGCATGACGGCGGTCGAGATCCCGCTCAACTCGCCGGATCCCTTCCGCTCTATCGAGATCGCCGTGAAGAAGTCTCCTGCCGGAATCCTGGTTGGCGCCGGCACCGTGTTGACGCTGGAAGCTGTCGAGCGGCTCCATGACGTTGGTGGACGGCTTCTGGTGACTCCCAACGTCGATCCCGAAATCATTGCCAGCGCCCGGGCACGCGGCATGGTCACGATGCCCGGCGTCTTTACCCCGACGGAGGCGCTGCTGGCCGCCAAGGCGGGCGCATCGAGCCTAAAATTCTTTCCGGCGAGCGTGCTTGGCGCCGCGGGGATCACCGCCATTCGTGCCGTTCTTCCCGCAGACCTGACGATCGCCGCCGTGGGCGGCGTCTCCGACAAGAACTTCGCGGACTACACCAAGGCCGGTATTCTTGCGTTCGGCCTCGGCAGCAGCCTCTACAAGCCGGGCATGACGGCGAAGGAAGTCGCCGTACGCGCCAAGGCGACGATCGACGCGTACGATATGGCCATTCAACAGGCGGGGTAG
- a CDS encoding PaaI family thioesterase — translation MTKSVNAPLPFDQLAKAIEARRSVYGYISGLRLDRAAPGEAWSSLPYRPVFVGDTETGVLHGGVVTAMLDESCGMAVQLALDGTRSIATLDLRIDYQKPATPGLDIKAHSFCYRVTRSIAFVRSAAYQESEDDPVATATACFMIGANRTNMLTDRPIHDGAPPALEVPEDPTSPFANSPFARCLGIRFGENDTLVMPFSPKIIGNPVLPAIHGGMTGAFLETTAIVGVTRELGVLAPPKPIGLTINYLRSGRALDSYAKVSIVKQGLRIVAFEAQAWQDDPTKPIASAFGHFMLRRRQTQVDATSK, via the coding sequence ATGACCAAATCAGTGAATGCGCCCCTGCCGTTTGACCAACTTGCCAAGGCCATCGAAGCGCGCCGTTCTGTCTATGGATACATCAGCGGACTTCGGCTTGACCGCGCCGCCCCTGGAGAGGCCTGGTCAAGCCTGCCCTACCGTCCCGTCTTCGTCGGTGACACCGAGACAGGCGTTCTTCACGGCGGCGTCGTCACGGCCATGCTCGACGAGAGCTGCGGCATGGCCGTCCAGCTTGCCCTCGATGGGACGCGATCGATTGCCACGCTGGACCTGCGCATCGACTATCAGAAACCTGCGACACCGGGCCTCGACATCAAGGCGCATTCGTTCTGCTATCGCGTCACCCGCTCGATCGCCTTCGTACGCTCAGCCGCCTACCAGGAATCCGAGGATGATCCGGTCGCCACCGCGACGGCCTGCTTCATGATTGGTGCGAACCGGACCAACATGTTGACCGACAGGCCGATACACGATGGCGCGCCACCGGCGCTCGAAGTCCCGGAGGATCCGACAAGCCCATTTGCCAACAGCCCCTTCGCGCGCTGTCTTGGTATCCGCTTCGGCGAGAATGACACGCTTGTCATGCCTTTCTCGCCAAAGATCATCGGCAACCCGGTGCTGCCCGCCATCCACGGTGGCATGACCGGCGCCTTTCTGGAAACGACCGCGATCGTGGGTGTGACGCGCGAGCTCGGCGTACTGGCACCGCCCAAGCCGATCGGTCTGACCATTAATTACTTGCGTTCCGGCCGCGCGCTGGACAGCTACGCCAAAGTTTCGATCGTCAAGCAGGGCCTGCGCATCGTCGCCTTCGAAGCGCAGGCATGGCAAGACGACCCGACCAAGCCTATCGCTTCGGCGTTCGGGCATTTCATGCTGAGGAGACGCCAGACGCAAGTTGACGCGACATCGAAATAA
- a CDS encoding sugar phosphate isomerase/epimerase family protein translates to MRTIKGPAIFLAQFAAEAAPFDTLDNICAWAAGLGYKGVQIPSWVSSFIDLEKAATSKTYADELRGTVNRHGLEISELSTHLQGQLVAVHPAYSSAFDGFAPVAVHDNSSARTAWAIQQLKWAARASSNLGLNAHATFPGAFAWPFIYPWPQRPHGLVDDAFSELGRRWLPILDEFDRNGVDVCYELHPGEDLHDGATFEMFLDQVKNHARANILYDPSHFVLQQLKYLDFIDIYHQRIKAFHVKDAEFNPTGRQGVYGGFQSWVNRAGRFRSIGDGQVDFRSIFSKLTAYDYAGWAVLEWECALKHPEDGAREGARLISDYIIRVTERAFDDFASSGIDREANLKMLGLQSDEGTP, encoded by the coding sequence GTGCGCACCATCAAGGGACCGGCAATATTCCTGGCTCAGTTCGCCGCCGAAGCTGCTCCGTTTGATACCTTGGATAACATATGCGCCTGGGCAGCGGGTCTTGGATACAAGGGCGTGCAGATACCTAGCTGGGTTTCCAGCTTTATTGACCTGGAAAAGGCTGCGACGTCGAAAACATATGCGGATGAACTGCGTGGCACAGTCAATCGTCATGGACTCGAGATTTCTGAATTGTCGACGCACCTTCAGGGGCAACTGGTGGCAGTGCATCCGGCCTACTCCAGTGCTTTTGATGGTTTCGCGCCTGTTGCGGTCCATGACAATTCCTCCGCTCGGACGGCGTGGGCAATTCAACAATTGAAATGGGCCGCAAGGGCTTCGAGCAACCTTGGCCTGAACGCCCATGCAACTTTTCCGGGTGCGTTCGCGTGGCCCTTTATCTACCCTTGGCCCCAACGCCCACATGGCCTGGTCGACGATGCCTTTAGTGAGCTTGGCCGCCGATGGTTACCGATTCTGGATGAGTTCGATCGCAACGGCGTAGACGTTTGCTACGAGTTACATCCCGGCGAGGATCTGCATGACGGGGCGACTTTCGAAATGTTCCTCGATCAAGTGAAGAACCACGCTCGCGCCAATATTCTTTACGACCCAAGTCATTTTGTGCTGCAGCAACTCAAGTATCTCGATTTCATCGATATCTATCACCAGCGCATCAAGGCGTTCCACGTCAAGGATGCCGAATTCAATCCAACCGGCAGGCAGGGGGTCTATGGAGGATTTCAGTCGTGGGTTAACCGCGCCGGACGTTTCCGATCGATTGGAGACGGTCAGGTTGATTTTCGATCGATCTTTTCGAAGCTCACGGCCTACGATTACGCGGGGTGGGCCGTGCTGGAGTGGGAATGCGCACTAAAGCATCCGGAGGATGGCGCTCGGGAAGGAGCCCGGTTGATCTCCGATTACATCATACGGGTAACCGAGCGAGCTTTCGATGACTTTGCAAGCTCCGGCATAGACAGGGAAGCAAATCTGAAAATGCTTGGTCTGCAGTCAGATGAGGGCACGCCATGA
- a CDS encoding Gfo/Idh/MocA family protein, giving the protein MRDGETSRIRLGMVGGGIGAFIGYVHRIASRIDDDYELVAGALSSDPALAQESGRSLGLAEDRIYTSFAEMAAKESAREDGIQAVSIVTPNHLHFAPAKAFLEAGIHVICDKPLTSTLDEARALAKIKPKNGAKFLLTHNYTGYPLVRQARAMVANGDLGKIRVVQVEYPQDWLTRPLSNKQADWRTDPARSGLGGAIGDIGTHAYNLARFVTGLKTAAVSADLSTFVEGRRLDDNVHILLRFEGNARGMLWASQVAVGCENGLQLRVYGEKAGLEWRQENPNQMWFTGFGRPKQLLTRGGAISGDAPPIQVRLPSGHPEGYLEAFATLYSQFAQLIRSGDAACPDLPSLADGLEGMEFIAAAVRSSNNQSMWTSLSDV; this is encoded by the coding sequence ATGAGAGACGGCGAGACGTCGCGCATCCGATTGGGAATGGTCGGTGGTGGGATCGGCGCCTTCATCGGCTACGTGCACCGAATTGCATCGCGAATTGACGACGATTATGAATTGGTTGCAGGAGCGCTGTCCTCCGACCCTGCCCTGGCTCAAGAATCTGGTAGAAGCCTTGGGCTGGCCGAAGACCGGATATATACAAGCTTCGCCGAGATGGCGGCGAAAGAGTCTGCCCGCGAAGATGGCATTCAGGCCGTCTCAATCGTTACACCCAATCACCTGCATTTTGCGCCGGCCAAGGCATTTCTTGAAGCCGGAATTCATGTGATTTGCGACAAGCCTCTCACGTCAACGCTCGATGAGGCTCGTGCGCTGGCCAAGATCAAGCCCAAGAATGGCGCGAAGTTTTTGTTGACGCACAATTACACGGGTTATCCTCTGGTACGACAGGCGCGTGCCATGGTGGCGAATGGTGACTTGGGCAAGATTCGGGTCGTTCAAGTCGAGTATCCGCAAGATTGGCTAACTCGCCCACTTTCAAACAAGCAGGCGGATTGGCGCACGGATCCTGCTCGTTCAGGATTAGGCGGTGCCATCGGAGATATCGGTACGCACGCTTACAACCTTGCACGATTTGTGACGGGTCTAAAAACGGCGGCGGTAAGTGCGGACCTGTCGACTTTCGTGGAGGGCAGACGGCTCGACGATAACGTGCATATACTGCTGCGTTTTGAAGGCAATGCACGCGGGATGCTGTGGGCCAGCCAAGTTGCCGTAGGCTGCGAAAACGGTCTGCAGCTTCGCGTCTACGGCGAAAAAGCCGGGCTTGAGTGGCGCCAGGAGAATCCAAACCAGATGTGGTTCACCGGATTTGGCAGGCCCAAGCAACTTCTTACGCGAGGCGGCGCGATTTCCGGCGACGCTCCTCCGATTCAGGTTCGACTGCCGAGCGGGCATCCCGAAGGTTATCTCGAGGCGTTCGCCACACTTTACAGTCAGTTTGCTCAGCTGATCCGCTCTGGAGATGCTGCCTGTCCCGACCTGCCATCGCTCGCTGACGGACTTGAAGGAATGGAATTCATCGCTGCCGCGGTCCGATCGAGTAACAATCAGAGCATGTGGACGAGCCTCAGCGACGTGTAA
- a CDS encoding methyltransferase, which produces MALSTGFWAFKTLAAAHELDLFSRLAGGAGITVAGLAEALGLHPRPAEMLLTGCAALGLLEKTDGRYRNTPLSEAYLVRGKPYYFGGFVQMADKRLYAGWGRLTEALRTNRPTTWDPAVQSSMFDGEDPTMLALFWEAMHSVSTMTARKLGEAVDLSHFRRLLDIGGGSGAYDIELCKQYGELRATAFDLPHVAAIAAGKITEAGLTNRIETAGGNFFEQLPGDHDVHLLSMILHDWDEAKNRALLRRSFEALPSGGAVVISELLVNDEKTGPAPAALMSLNMLIETEGRNYTPAEYSAWLEEAGFRDIETVWFDAPAANGAVIGRKP; this is translated from the coding sequence ATGGCGCTTTCGACCGGTTTCTGGGCCTTCAAGACTCTGGCCGCTGCGCACGAGTTGGACCTCTTCAGCCGCCTTGCGGGCGGCGCCGGCATCACGGTTGCCGGGCTGGCGGAAGCCCTCGGCCTGCATCCACGCCCGGCCGAGATGCTGTTGACCGGCTGCGCTGCACTCGGGCTTCTGGAGAAAACGGACGGCCGTTATCGCAATACGCCGTTAAGCGAAGCCTATCTCGTGCGCGGGAAACCGTATTACTTCGGTGGCTTCGTGCAGATGGCCGACAAGCGGCTCTACGCGGGCTGGGGGAGGCTTACAGAGGCGCTGCGCACGAACCGGCCAACCACGTGGGACCCGGCAGTGCAATCCTCGATGTTCGACGGCGAGGATCCGACGATGCTGGCACTCTTCTGGGAGGCGATGCATTCGGTCTCCACTATGACCGCGCGCAAGCTCGGCGAAGCCGTGGATCTCAGTCATTTCCGCCGCCTTCTGGACATCGGCGGCGGATCGGGCGCGTACGACATCGAGCTTTGCAAACAGTATGGGGAGCTGCGCGCGACCGCGTTTGATCTGCCGCACGTGGCCGCGATCGCCGCGGGAAAAATTACCGAGGCCGGCTTGACCAACCGCATCGAGACCGCTGGCGGCAACTTCTTCGAACAGCTTCCCGGGGATCACGACGTGCATCTCCTGTCGATGATCCTGCACGATTGGGACGAGGCGAAGAACCGCGCCCTGCTGCGCCGGTCCTTCGAGGCTTTGCCGAGCGGCGGCGCAGTCGTGATCAGCGAGCTTCTCGTCAATGACGAAAAGACCGGGCCGGCGCCGGCTGCGCTGATGAGCCTCAACATGCTGATCGAGACGGAAGGGCGAAACTACACGCCGGCCGAATATTCGGCGTGGCTCGAGGAAGCCGGATTCCGGGACATCGAGACGGTCTGGTTCGACGCACCCGCCGCGAACGGCGCCGTGATCGGCCGCAAGCCGTAA
- a CDS encoding MASE1 domain-containing protein, translating to MNLLHTGDYAKSDSFWGGLSGSAFGITDFGCALAIGLNIACVARFVLHAGFERGCRVLQDLRNQVQRRVLPVADPTRRWVSVIGLAVAVGIAYFLAARLSLSLLTKPDGVAVFWPASGVAAGVLIAVGRSARWPVAIGTMAATIVANLLGDRTFAGAITFALCNAGEAILTAVLVERQFGSDFGLDRLRHVLGLLSAAVFAAAVSGIGGALGFKLFHGSTAPILTIWQHWFAADALGIVTVAPVLVGVAAAVRNPPPQSEAIEGAMALVAITATSAINIFLPRESWATLVPLALLFPLLLWLAARCRPAFAAAAAFIVALTIVWTTTFGIGYFGDPDLPIADRILGAQAGILTTSLCTFVLAALFAERRLHEAALSEGAARLQEALTAGAVTAFEWDVRTGSSHRSDNAAKILGYDPQAPFTGTDFLASIHPADRAHFKAHVRNVRPDSPSYAVTFRVMRPDGQEMWLEETATAEFDAAGHCVRIKGLTRDITERKRADEHQRLLIAELDHRVKNVLARVAVVAMYTRQASSTMDEFIQALDRRIQGMAVAHELLSQGHWQGVRLADIVRRQLAPYATDANTTTGGPDITLTAAASEALGMVLQELVTNASKYGALSIPDGRVSVSWECGNSDDTAASATIVWRETGGPPVSAPIQYGYGTSLICDLIPHELGGTVDLAFSSEGVCCTIEIPLKRR from the coding sequence GTGAACCTTCTTCATACCGGTGACTATGCAAAATCGGACAGTTTCTGGGGCGGCCTGAGCGGTTCAGCTTTCGGCATTACCGACTTCGGTTGCGCGCTGGCAATAGGGCTTAATATCGCTTGCGTCGCACGTTTTGTGCTACATGCGGGGTTCGAGAGAGGCTGCCGCGTGCTTCAGGATCTACGAAATCAGGTCCAGCGCCGAGTGCTCCCTGTCGCTGATCCGACGCGGCGATGGGTCAGCGTGATCGGGCTCGCTGTGGCGGTCGGCATCGCCTATTTCCTGGCGGCGCGACTGAGTCTTTCTCTACTGACAAAACCTGACGGCGTAGCCGTGTTCTGGCCGGCCTCCGGTGTTGCCGCCGGCGTCCTGATAGCGGTGGGCCGGAGTGCACGATGGCCGGTGGCAATCGGTACGATGGCGGCAACGATCGTAGCCAATCTGTTGGGAGACCGAACCTTCGCCGGCGCTATCACCTTCGCCTTATGCAATGCTGGAGAAGCGATCCTCACGGCTGTCCTTGTCGAGCGCCAATTTGGTTCGGATTTCGGCCTCGACCGGCTGCGCCACGTCCTGGGATTACTTTCGGCAGCGGTCTTCGCGGCGGCCGTCTCCGGGATCGGTGGGGCTCTGGGGTTCAAACTGTTCCACGGCTCGACGGCACCGATCCTGACCATTTGGCAGCATTGGTTTGCGGCCGACGCCCTCGGCATCGTCACGGTTGCACCGGTGTTGGTCGGAGTTGCCGCGGCCGTGCGCAACCCGCCGCCGCAGAGCGAGGCCATCGAAGGTGCCATGGCGCTCGTGGCGATAACCGCGACAAGCGCGATTAATATCTTTCTACCCCGCGAATCATGGGCGACTTTGGTGCCGCTCGCCTTGCTGTTCCCACTGTTGCTGTGGCTTGCCGCCCGCTGCCGGCCGGCGTTCGCCGCGGCGGCCGCGTTCATCGTTGCACTGACAATAGTATGGACGACTACCTTCGGCATCGGGTATTTCGGCGACCCCGATCTCCCGATCGCCGACCGCATCCTGGGTGCCCAAGCCGGCATCCTGACGACGTCGCTCTGCACGTTCGTTCTTGCCGCGCTGTTCGCAGAGCGGCGTCTGCACGAGGCAGCGCTCAGTGAGGGCGCGGCGCGGCTGCAGGAGGCGTTGACGGCCGGGGCGGTGACGGCTTTCGAATGGGATGTCCGCACCGGTTCGTCGCACCGCAGCGATAACGCGGCAAAGATTCTGGGATACGACCCGCAAGCGCCCTTTACCGGGACCGATTTTCTTGCGTCGATTCATCCGGCGGACCGCGCGCACTTCAAAGCGCACGTGAGGAATGTCCGCCCCGACAGCCCTTCGTATGCGGTCACCTTCCGTGTGATGCGTCCTGACGGCCAGGAAATGTGGCTTGAGGAAACAGCGACGGCCGAGTTCGACGCAGCCGGCCACTGTGTGCGCATCAAGGGCCTGACCCGCGACATTACCGAGCGCAAGCGGGCTGACGAGCACCAACGCTTGCTGATCGCGGAGCTTGACCACCGCGTCAAGAACGTGCTCGCGCGCGTTGCCGTGGTCGCCATGTATACGCGGCAGGCCAGCAGTACGATGGACGAGTTTATCCAAGCACTCGATCGCCGCATCCAAGGCATGGCAGTCGCTCATGAGCTACTGAGCCAAGGTCACTGGCAGGGCGTTCGCCTCGCGGATATTGTCCGCCGCCAGCTAGCTCCCTACGCGACGGACGCAAATACGACGACTGGCGGCCCCGACATCACACTCACCGCCGCGGCATCCGAGGCGCTTGGGATGGTGCTGCAAGAGCTTGTGACGAACGCCTCCAAATACGGCGCGCTGTCGATTCCGGATGGCCGGGTGTCGGTAAGCTGGGAGTGCGGCAACAGCGACGATACGGCGGCAAGTGCGACGATCGTGTGGCGTGAGACGGGAGGCCCGCCGGTATCGGCTCCCATTCAATACGGGTACGGAACCAGCCTCATTTGCGATCTCATCCCTCATGAGCTCGGCGGTACGGTCGACCTCGCGTTTTCGTCCGAGGGCGTGTGCTGCACAATCGAGATACCCCTCAAGCGCAGATGA